From the Candidatus Zixiibacteriota bacterium genome, the window TCATAGACGGATTCCCGCCGAAGGGTATCGAGGGAAGCGAAGACAAGCAGAAGCGACACAAATTCCTGCGCGATATCGGGTATAAGAGATAATCAGGCGGAATAGAGTTTGAGGTCAGTTCTCAATAATTGAAAAGGCATCAGGGAGAAAATCGACCAGGTCGCCGGCGATAAGGGAGCGTTTGCCCAGTTCGGAAGCGGCAAGGTCGCCGGCCAGTCCGTGCAAATAGACTCCACACAAAGCGGCATGCAGAGGGCCCAAGCCCTGCGCCAGAAATGAGCCAATCATACCGGAGAGCACGTCACCGGTCCCGCCGGTCGCCATGCCGTCATTACCGGCAGGATTGAGATACAACTCGCCATTGGTATCGACCACAATGCTGGGCGAGCCTTTGAGGACAATGACGGAATTGAACTTTGCGGCATATTTCCGCACCAGGTCGAAGCGGGCAGGAAGGTTGGATGGGATATCCTCATCAATTAAGCGCCGGAATTCGCCGGGGTGGGGGGTCAGCACCAATTGGGGATGTTTCCCTTCCAGCGCCGCGCGATTTTTTTCAAAGGCATTGAGACCATCGGCGTCAATTATGGCGACTTTGTCCAGTGAGGAGACCAGCCGCTGGATTAATTCTTTTGTTTCGTGATGCCGTCCCACACCGGGACCGATAACAAGAGCGTCACTTTCTTTTATTCTCTGCCTTATTTCTCCCAGCCCACGCAACGCCAGGACTCCCTTGCCGGCGATATCAGGCAGCGGAAAGGTCATAGGCTCCGTCAATTTCATCTCGAGAATAGAATTGAGAGATGCCGGGCAGCCGACAGTCACCAGCCCCAGGCCGCTGCGGGCGGCGGCGAGAGCGCATAAGGTCGCAGCGCCGGTCAGCCCGGTAGAACCGGCGAGGATGAAGAGCCTGCCAAAATCCCCTTTATGACCATCCGGTTTCCGCTGCGGCAAGAGTGACTTAATGAGATTGGGTGTGATGAGATTCTCTTTGATACGGAAAGAGTCGATTACGTCATCGGGGGTACCAATCGGCACGATATCGACAATGCCGGCCAGTTCGCGTCCCGGCGAGAGATACAGCCCAAATTTTGGAAGCGCCAGTGTGAAGGTGTAATCGGCGTGAACTACTGCACCCTCGTGCTGACCGGTATCGACATTGAGACCGGATGGGCAATCGACGGCGACAACCGCTTTCCCCTGCTTATTAATATAACTGATGATTTCAGAGAGAATTCCTTTGGGAACGCCGGAGAAGCCGGTGCCGAAGATGGCATCGATGATGTAATCACAGTCTAACTTTGACGGCAGGTCGCCGCTGCTTCTATGTTCATTAATCTCGATTTTTTCTTCAATGGCACGATTGTAATTCAGACGGGCATCATCAGAGAGAGCCTCAGATGGACCGGGGAAGAAGATAGCGACTTTGTTGCCATATTGGTGAAGATACCGCGCAATGACAAAACCGTCGCCACCGTTATTCCCCTTTCCGCAAAAAATCGCAAAGGAGGCTCCGGTTCTGCCCAACAGGACTTTATCACGAATTTGCTCCGCTATCCCCTTCCCGGCGTTTTCCATAAGCCGGGGACCGGCTATGCCGCGTTTTTCGATAGTCTCTTTATCGATAGCGCGCATGATTTCGGCGTTTACCAGTTTCATATCCTGCAAATATACTGGACTTGAGACTTAAGCCTTCCGCGATTTGCCGGTCTTTGCCACCGGCTTTTTTTCCAGGGCATTTTCCAGCACCTGTCCGACATTTTTGACGAAAATGATTTTGATATTCTTCTTTATTTCCGGCGGAATTTCGACCAGGTCTTTTCGATTTTCTTCCGGCAGGATTACCCGCTTGATACCGGCACGATACGCCGCCAGGAGTTTCTCTTTGAGACCGCCGATAGGAAGAACATCGCCGCGCAGCGTTATCTCGCCGGTCATGGCGGTGTACGGCTTGACAGGACGTCCGGTCAGAAGCGATGCCAGGGCTGTTGCCATGGTGATGCCGGCGGATGGACCATCTTTGGGAGTGGCGCCGGAGGGGACATGAATATGTATCTCGTGACTTTCGCAGAAATCCGGTTCAATCGCAAGTTTCTCGCAGTGGCTTCGAACATAAGAGAGCGCCGCCATGGCTGATTCTTTCATAACATCGCCGAGATGACCGGTCAGGGTCAGATTTTTCTTTCCCTTCATTGCCGTCGCTTCGATAAAGAGAATCTCTCCGCCGGCGGAGGTCCAGGCTAAGCCGGGGACGACCCCAATCTGTCCGCCGCGAGAGAGAACTTCTTTCGAGAATCTTTGCGGACCCAGATATTTCTGCACATTGTCGCCATCAACGATATAACGGCTCTTGGAACCGGCGGCGATTCGGCGCGCCACCTTGCGGCAGATCGCCGCAATCTCCCGCTCCAGATTGCGCAGTCCCGATTCGCGAGTGTATCCATTGATGATTTCCAGA encodes:
- a CDS encoding NAD(P)H-hydrate dehydratase, encoding MKLVNAEIMRAIDKETIEKRGIAGPRLMENAGKGIAEQIRDKVLLGRTGASFAIFCGKGNNGGDGFVIARYLHQYGNKVAIFFPGPSEALSDDARLNYNRAIEEKIEINEHRSSGDLPSKLDCDYIIDAIFGTGFSGVPKGILSEIISYINKQGKAVVAVDCPSGLNVDTGQHEGAVVHADYTFTLALPKFGLYLSPGRELAGIVDIVPIGTPDDVIDSFRIKENLITPNLIKSLLPQRKPDGHKGDFGRLFILAGSTGLTGAATLCALAAARSGLGLVTVGCPASLNSILEMKLTEPMTFPLPDIAGKGVLALRGLGEIRQRIKESDALVIGPGVGRHHETKELIQRLVSSLDKVAIIDADGLNAFEKNRAALEGKHPQLVLTPHPGEFRRLIDEDIPSNLPARFDLVRKYAAKFNSVIVLKGSPSIVVDTNGELYLNPAGNDGMATGGTGDVLSGMIGSFLAQGLGPLHAALCGVYLHGLAGDLAASELGKRSLIAGDLVDFLPDAFSIIEN